TAGGAGGAACGTAGGGAACGACAAGGCCCATCAGGACGTTGGCCATGGGCGTATGGTTTTTGGTTGCggatttcgaaaattttgTTGTTGTAATCGTTGAAAAGGTATTCATATATCATAAGCCTGATTTCTGATGGGATACTTATGAGCGCCGAGAAAGATTCGATATCTGCCATGGCTAAAGCAATACGTATCTGTGAAGCTAGAGAGAATGCCGATTTATTTTGGTGAATCGAGGACTGTTGTTTGCATATCCTGAACAAAAAATTGTTTTCCCAGTTAAAGATTAGAGTGGTTGTTAGACAAACTAGGAATATCCATCAaggttcttcttctttttattcaaCGGCAGAATCTGGAAACACTCATTAACATGATCAATATGGCTGTGCTGGGTGTTAATAGGTTTAACAGATAATGTGCTTCGAAACGAAATACTGAATCGTGTTTGCAATGGCTCTTTATAAGCATAGTAATCTGTAGGTAGACCCGAGTCGAATCATACCACATCGCCGAAAAAGAAACTAGATTTGGGAGACAAATCTGTCACCTAGCATGATACTATGATGGCGATTCATGCTGCTAAGAACTTGGGCAGTTCTTCGGCGAAATCATGAACGGATCGATGAACTGGTTTGGATTGTTATGGCCCTGGTGCAGTAGACTGTGACTACTAGGTAGTCCTCGAGTCCCCTTTGTAGGGGTGGCAGTTGCGATAACATACCGCTCACGCTTTGAACACACCTTTACAAATAATCAGTGTGTATGGAACTCCTTGTAAAGAGTTTTCGTGTGTTCAAACTTCAGTGCAGAGAGTAGTTGAAAATTTCGGATGGAAAAATCGCATGCGTCTATCGGAAAATCGTCGGGTCTTTTCTCATGAGTCGGTGTCGGTTagtgattgaaaaatatccATCATTTCAGGGGACTCATGGTCGATAGATGATTAGTAAACATCTTTCCAAAGGCACCAGAGTTCTTCTACATCGCAATTGCAATCGATGAATGCTGCATTGCTTTTATCTTGTCACTTTGCTAAAGACACTGTTGCATCTCTTGATCATCACTAATAGTTCATCCAAATCTAAGACGATTTCGTTTACCACGTCGATTACTAATCTACCCCTCCATAAATGAAAAATGCcacttcaattttcaatatcaacctcGAAGGCCAAGGCCACTGTCCGCAATTGCACAGTATCCATATATACTAGAATCAGATCTTATCTACTCTTTTCAACGACTTCTCTATTAGAAGACAACCATGCTCACATGCGTGCTGTTTACTTTTAGCGATGTTACTTCCCAGCCACTTGAATTATCAATTGTCACGGGaacaaagcaaagcaatCCCAGCCTTCACCACGCGTAAATGAAAAGATTCCTTCCCAGCCTCCATAAACAAATTGCATGAGGTATGTATAATATGATGCATCTCATTATTCCATGTAAGCCCTTCTAATCTCAGACAATAAACAATTGTTCTCGAGTTCATTCctatatatttacaaattGATGCAACCATGCGTCTGAatacttccacttccaatATTTTTGCGTTGTCCACGCTCTTTTTGCTATCATCAGGGCTCCCAGTGATTCAAAAAGATGTTATTTCGGTGGAACATGTAAAGAGGGCTACGTACTCGGTTGTCAATGTTCAGGGAGATTCTTCAACCTCCATAAGTAGTGGAAATGGGAAAGCAACTACTGTCATAGAAACAGTCACCAAAACCGAGGAGCCGACAACAAAAACTGTGATCGAGACCGGGTTGACTACAACTACAAATCACGTTTTCTCAACTCAGACTGTGAAAGGTTCTGATACAACCGAGACTACTTCAGTTACTGTTACACCATCTCCGACCACAGTCATTAGCGTCAGTTATTCAGTTGTGGATATTTCTGCAGCGACtacttccaaatcttcatcaaaagAAGTCTCTACCTCTGCAAGCTCCTCTGCAAGCTCCACTCCTTCGGTATCCTTATCTAGTTCATCAAGAACAGCAACGACTAGTTCGGCAATTATCACATCTAGTGCGTCAGGATCATCAAAACCATCTGAGTCATTGACACAATCGACTTCATCCACAACAGCCACGACGTCAACTTCAACCACACAGTTGACCGCATCGCCTTTGACTTCTTTCAGTGCTTCCGAATCATCCACTGCAGTCGAATCTTCCTCGACGCTATCTTCAGTGATCCCCAGCGTCACCAGCTTGATTACTTCCCAAGAATCTAGTCCGACTCCAACTCTCGAATCACAGTCAAGCACATGCACCGACGAGACCTCATCCGTTTCATTCCCCACCACTACTCCATCGTCTCCGTGGGTGCCTTCTTACACTGGAATATTGTCGAGTTGGCCTGCTATTACAGCCCTCCCTTCAGCCACTACTACCTCCTACGATAGTGGAAACTCGTTCACTAGCTATCCTCTGTGGAATTCCACGACTACTATACCTACAAAGTGAGCAAGTTTTGACTCATTACTCTGAATGCTCGACCACCCCTTAGTTTTTGAGGGATGTTACACCGCAAGGGGAATTCTTGTGACAGAAGGTTCATGTTGAAACCACGTTGCCTCCCTGGCATTCGGCGAGTGATGAAATGAGATTAGGCCGAAAACCAAGTTTGTGATCCAATCTAACAGCTCGGAAAATGTGCTTGGTTTTGTATTTATGTATACATCTTGGGATGGCAAGATTTATTTGGAGTTAAGGAATTATATGGCGCCAAGAGCTGGCAAGccttttatattaatgatCACACGAGGGATACGAAGAGATACAGTAGTGCTATATAAGATGTCGAGATCCAAGGTACTCAATAATGAAGATAATTAAGATTCAGATAACGTTATTCACATGTTCAAGCTGCTTTCGATTATTCTCTGCGTGTAATAGAATCACTTGATTGAGAACAACATGTTAATCCCACTGCAAACAAAGTGGTATATGTAGCTTTGAACTTCAACTCTCCATTATCctattccattccaaaaTACACTGCTTCACTTCATCAAATTTCGAATTCCGCACAAGACTGGTGACGCTTTTCGGATTTCGGATAAACCACCCACCCGTTAATACATGATTGGACAAAAGCAATCCTTGTCAATCAATTGTACATTGGGAGGCTTATTAGCGTTCCTTCCCCCGGAAACTGGTCGTCACCAGTCAATCTTGGAATCACATACGAATATCTGATATCTACACTAATCGCTCAACCATTCTCGAATTATTATTTGCTTGGGCTACGAATAATCTCTGCTGCGCAAGCAACTGTACCTGAAAGTCTGCCATAATGGCTTCTCCACCTCAAGTCGTGGAGGATCAGGCACGACTCCTTGAAGATGCCTTGAATGTTGTCCGTCAACAAACACAACTTATGCGACGATGTTTAGAAAGCCCCGGGAAGCTTATGGATGCTCTGAAGTGCAGGTATGTCAATGGACTTGGGATGTTCGAAGCGGATCTATGCGGTTGCAATGATTATAATACATGCGCCAGATGAGAATGATCTTGTACTGATTTGTTCCTCTCAAAAATACAGTTCAACACTTGTCTCCGAGCTTCGAACGAGCAGTTTAGGACCCAAACAGTACTATGAGTTATACATGGCAGTATTTGATGCTTTGCGACACCTATCATCTCACCTCAAAGATTCCCATCCCACTCATCATCTCGCCGATCTTTACGAGCTTGTTCAATATGCTGGAAACATTGTTCCTCGGCTTTACTTGATGGTAACAGTCGGCACAGTCTATATGGGTGTTCCAGAAGCCCCAGTAAAGGAAATCATGAAGGATATGATGGAAATGAGTCGTGGAGTACAACACCCCACTAGAGGATTATTCCTCAGATATTACCTATCAGGACAAGCTCGAGAACATTTACCTCAaggcgatggcgatggacCCGAAGGGAATCTGACGGATTCGATAAGTTTTGTTCTTACAAACTTTGTGGAAATGAACAAGCTATGGGTACGACTACAACACCAAGGTCATTCccgagaaagagagatgaggacacaagagaggaaagaacTTCAATTACTGGTCGGAAGTAATCTAGTTCGATTAAGTCAATTGGTAGATCTGGACGTCTACAAGAATACGATTCTTCAGCCACTGCTTGAACAAGTAGTGCAATGTCGCGATGTTCTAGCCCAGGAATATTTGCTAGAAGTAATCACACAGGTCTTCCCTGATGAATATCACCTTCACACCTTGGATCAGTTCTTAGCGGCTGTATCGAGATTGAATCCTCATGTAAACATGAAAGTCATCGTCATAGCTATGATGGATAGACTTTCTGCATATGCTGCACGAGAATCAGAATCGACTTCTGGAGCAGACCGTGAGAAGTTAGAGCAGGAGGCTGTTACTAAGTTGCTCGAAACAATTCGGCTGAATAAGGAGAGCAAAGCTGTTGAGCCGAAGCCAGACTCAGCTCCAGCACCGGAATCCTCAGAGTCAAACGGTGATCGCCCGTCGACTGAGACAAATGGAGACAACACAGACTCGAAACCCACTGAAGAAACTGATGATAGTCTCAGCGTGGCTCCAACTGAAGTTGATACTCAGTCTGTCGCTGAGACAACCGTTAATGATGGTGCCAATGACAAGCAAAATGTCGTCCCTGACAATATCAAGCTGTATGAAATCTTCTTTGACCAAGTAATGCATCTTGTTGCTTCTCAGCGCTTGTCCGTACAAGATACCTTAGCATTGTTAGTGTCTTTAGTCAACTTAGCCCTAAAAGTTCATCCGGATCGTCTAGACTACGTCGATCAGGTCCTGAATTATGCCTCAGAGAGGGTTAGAGCATATGCCAATACCCCTGAGTTACATTCTCCCGAGGCACAGAAAAATATACTAAACTTGCTCCTAACACCAATCAACTCCTACGCTTCTATTTTCACAGCCTTATCTCTTCCGACTTATATCCCACTACTACAACTCCAAACATATCCAACACGTCGAGCTGTTGCTGGCGAAGTCGCTCGCACCTTACAAGGCAATTCAACCAAAATTTCTACTGTCGCCTCGCTAGAGGGAGTTCTCGAAGTTCTTAAGGTTCTGATCAAGGAAGGAGCTCAACCTCCAGCCAGTTACGCTGGCGTACAGCGCAAATCTGTTGAGACTGATGAAACGATAGAAGAGCAGGGGTGGTTGGCTAGAATCGTTCATCTGATTCATAGCGATGACAACGATACACAGTTTAAGCTTCTGCAAACTACCAAGGCTGCTTATTCCGAAGGGAATGAGCGTGTGAAATTTACAACTCCGGCTCTCATAACGTCAGCCATGAAGCTCGCGAGACGTTTCAAGGCCAGAGAACACTATGATGATAACTGGGAGTCGCAAATATCGGCCCTCTTCAAGTTCATGCATTCAACTCTTTCAACTATGTATACCCGAGTGTCTGGGTCTGCTGAACTTTGTTTGAGGCTTTTTGTGGCTTGTGGACAAATTGCTGATCAGACCAATTTTGAAGAGGTTAGCTACGAGTTCTTTGCCCAAGCATTCACTATCTACGAAGAAAGTATCAGCGACTCTAGGGCTCAATTCCAAGCAGTTTGCGTTATTGCGTCTGCTTTGCATGAAACACGAAATTTTAGCAAGGAGAACTATGATACCCTCATTACCAAATGCGCTCTACACGGTAGTAAGCTATTGAAGAAGCCTGATCAATGTCGTGCTGTATTCTTAGCAAGTCACCTTTGGTGGGCCGTGCCTATCGCAGCAAAGGGGGAAACGGATGAGAAGAATGTAAGTAtttataatcattattatatttggGATCGTGGCTAACGTATTGTAGCTCTATCGTGATGGAAAGCGTGTGCTTGAGTGTCTGCAGCGCGCACTCCGCGTTGCGGATGCATGTATGGATACCGCTGTCTCGGTGGAACTTTTCGTTGAAATTCTCAATCGTTATGTGTATTATTTCGAGCAAGAGAATGAAGCTGTAAGTATCCCGTCCATACATAGTTACGAAAACACACATCTAACACAATCGATAGGTTACAACCAAATATTTAAATGGccttattgaattgatcCATTCAAACCTTCAAGGCAATCAAGATTCTGCCACAATTAACGAACCAAGAAAGCATTTCCAACGTACTTTGGATAATATTACTTCTCGAAACTATGAAGGTGTAGTAACAGCAGCTGCACCTTAAACCCCAAGCAAATaccatcttctttctttattaataactTTCGAAGAGCATGAAACGGATCATACTCTATGTAAATTTACGTGAGATGGCTTGGGGTTATTTGCTTTGATGGAGACAAGAGGGTAAGAGAGAGACCCTGggtatgatttttttttttggaagcCAGCACTTATGTTTACGAAGACCAAAATAATGCAGCGAATGTACTTAGATTTTACTTGGCTCGTTTTTAAGCAAAAAAGTGATGGGTTTGATTTAATTGGCAAACATCAACATAGCTGTAGACTATGTATGTAAGAAGAGATGATAATCGACGTTCCTCTGAGTATGTGCATCGTATACTTCTGAAGACCATTGAAAATTGGAGTTGTGATATACCTGGCTAAACAGAACAATAACAAAATGTACTCACAATTTATGGTATAGAGACCGGCTCTTCAACATCCAGATCATAAATCTTGAATTGTGATGCTTCATTAGTCTTTGTGCATAAGTTAGATATATTGCTGAGTTCTTGTCATAAACCGTTTCATAATCTTACACATTCCTTTCTCCGTATTCTTGCATATCAAAATCACTGGTGGATTTATCGACAGGGGAAGGTTACCGAAGACGCGAATCCCTTGATAATGGAGTCTGTGATTGTCTGTGTCGCAGATAACCCATTGACTTTCGAACATGCTTCAACTTTTAAGCCACCAAAGCAATTCACAATACTTTGAAACTTCGAGATCATACAATAAGTATGAAATAACAGCTGGCCTGACATTTTAAAGGACTACTAGACGGATTCATAATCCTTTTAGATAACTTCAGGAATCAAGGAGTTTGAAAGCACATTAATATTTAGAGATCGATCAAAACGTCCATTATCGGCCGCCCTTCGTATTCGCAACCTTACAACTCGACAACTTTATCAGTCGCTAGCACACAAACTCAACCACCAAGAGAAGTGgtatcttcctcttccatatCTAGCAAATTGGCACAACTCTCACAATGCCGGACGAAAAGCACATCTACGAATCTCTCCCCATACCCACCTACTCCGAAGCTATCGGCGAATCCTCTCAGAGCTCAACACCCATAACCCCCCGTTCCAATTCCTCCAATGAAACTGCACATCCTGCCGAGAGAGAAGGTCTTTTGGGCCATGATATCGGCGCCAGAATTCCAGTTCCTACCCGCAGAGCCGGTTATCGTCCTCCTCCCACTGAAGATGGCATTTCGAATCGAGGCAGTACGGAACAAGATACGTTTCTAAATCAAAATGGAGAACGCGAAagtgaggatgatgatgaggtgcgtagagagatggaagaaatggaaatgcagGATCCGCAAACCGAACAATCGACGTGGGGGAAACGAATGTCGAGTCTTTCTGCATCGTTATCGTCGCGAATACCTTGGATACGGAGGATTGGTTGGCCAAAAATCGATGCGAATTTCTGTATAGTGATTGGAAGGATTTTTGCAATACTACTTGTTATGGCAGTGGTTTATCTGTTGTTTATGAGTGATCTGTTCTCGAATGCGGCGAATAGAATTGGAGGACAGATGTTCCCAGCGGAAAGTGTGAGGATATTCGTGCAGGAAAGTGTTTCGGAAGAGAGAATCgtgagatggatgaataggATTACGGAGACGGATCATTTGGCGGGTACGGAGGGAGATTATATTTTGGCAGAGATTGTAGAGGAACTCATGGTGAAGAATGGATTGGAGGACGtaaagatggatgaatatggAGTGTACCTCAATTATCCAAaggagggaggaaggaaaatcGAATTACTTGGGGAAGATGGGAATCCGATTTGGCAGGCAAAGATTGATGAGCCGCAACTTTATACAAATCCACCGAGACAACAAACACCGGTTTTCCATGGCCATTCGAAAGCGGGAGATGTTACAGGCCCATTGCTATACTGCAATTATGGTTCGCAAGCCGATTACAAAACATTTTACGATGGTGGAATTGATACAAGAGGGGCAATTGCTTTGGTCAGATATTATGGTACGCAAGGAGACAGAGCTTTGAAGGTCAAGGCCGCGGAACCTTGGGGTTTCAAAGCTGTGATAATGTACAGTGACCCTGCAGATGATGGATTTACTTTGGGTGATACTGCCCCCAATGGTAGATACATGCCCAAAGACGGAGTTCAACGAGGCGCAGTCAGCTTGATGAGCTGGGTAGTTGGAGATGTTCTTACACCTGGATGGGCAAGCGTAAAAGGAGCGAAACGCGTATCGAAAGAGAACAATCCAGGATTGACTAGTATTCCTAGTATTCCAATCTCGTGGGGAGATGCACAAAGGCTTTTACAATCTATTCagggatttggaattgaatgtcCTCCAGAATGGAAGGGAGCAGTTCCTGATGTTAAATATTGGTCTGGAAACCTTTCAACCCCCAAGGTCCATCTTGTTAATGAACAggatgaagttgaggaaCAACCTATTTGGAATGTTTTGGGGAAAATTACCGGTGTTGAACAAAAAGAGAAATCCGTCATTGTTGGTAATCATCGTGATGCTTGGGTTTTTGGTGCAACAGATCCTGGTTCAGGCACAGCGGTATTCCTTGAAGTTATGCATATCTTTGGTGATCTTGTTTCACGAGGTTGGCGCCCACAACGTACTATCGAATTTGCATCTTGGGATGGTGAGGAATACAATCTCATCGGATCTACGGAACATGTTGAAAAGAACATGGAGAAACTACGCAAAGATGCATTTGTTTACTTGAACGTCGATGTAGCAGTTGGTGGCGATACATTCCGAGCAGCTGGAAGTCCGGTTTTCAAAAAAGCACTACTTAGAGTTCTAGATCGTACAACTGATCCTTATAAGAATGCAACCTTGAGACAACTTTGGGATGAAAGGAAAGCTCAATTAGATGGTTTGGGTGCTGGAAGTGATTATGTTGCGTTTCAAGATATGGCAGgaacttcttctttggatttCGGATTCGAGGGGCCGGTTTATCCATATCATTCTGCGTATGATAATTTTGAATGGATGGCCAGTCAAGGAGATCCTGGTTTTCGATACCATAAACTTTTAGCTCAAGTATGGGCCCTTCTTATTCTTGAGTTTTGCGATAGAGCAGTTCTGCCATTTGATATTAGAGCATATTCCGCATCAGTTACTAAATGGGTaatggaattggaaaatTGGGCAGAATCAAAAGGACCAAATCAAGCTGGTAATGTACCTTGGTCAACAGAACCGTTGAGGGAAGCGGCATTACAGTTTGCGCAAGATGCGAGAcgatttgaaaaatttgaattggaatgggatggattgGTATTGGGAAGTGGAGGATTTGAAAGCCCGGGATTAGCAAGTCATAGGAAGAGTCATAATACTCGAATGGCAAATTTCGAAACGCatcttttggatttggaggaggGTGGTGGGGTATGTTCtcatttttcttgctttgggTTTCCCGTTttccccctcttctctcacCTCATGTCCCCCATATTTCTTATAACTCTCGTTTTTCATCGATCTCATATACTAACATCTCAAAATAGATTCCCAACAGAACACAATTTAAACATGTAATCTTTGGCCCACAACTCTGGTCTGGATATGATGAGGCATTTTTCCCTGCTATCCGCGATGCAGTTGAAGTAGGAGATTGGGGACTAGCGAAGAAATTGGTGGAGAAGACAGCAAACATTATCAAAAAGGCTAGTAGGAAGATGGCGGATGGAAAATAGGGGGTTAGGTGGGAAAAGGCTGGAAGGGGTTGAGTGGGAgatacaaatattatatcCATGTTTGGATTGAGAATCAGGAAAATGATGATTCGAGATTCAAGATTTCAGGATTCGGAATGGAAAACTTTGTGTATGGTATTTTCCCATACAACGAGCGTTGGGGCGTTATTTTGTGTTGTTTTTTgcctttgcttttttttggTATTGAATCGTTTGCCATCgttggatgggattggattggattggcaAAGTATAGGTGGAAGTAGAGGCGGAACAATAAGCAGAGAATTGGAAATGTGAAAGGGCGTGGGCGTGTACATTGCACAAGACAGGATAGCGTCAGTTATTTGTatagatacctacctatctgTTGACTGGGTTGGGTGTTGTGATGTGAATCCGCTTGAATAGGGttggaaatcaaatgaagaataggaataagaataagaataagaataagagtTGTGGATTGTAGTAGAGAATAACAATGATGAATATTCATTCAGTTTTTGAGATGATCGAGAGTCTTGGATTTTGATGTAGGCGTCGTTGTGGAAATTGAGATGTGTTTTGCTTGGATGTCTgaattatctatctattacatattgttattgtaatctcatatttttgaaaaagagctttattctattctattctattctgttctgtttcattttcttctacTCTATTCTGCTCTGCTTTATATTTTCCTgcgttttttgttttttttttgttgttaAAATAAAGGGTTTAGAGAATCAGAATCGGTAGATAGGTAAATAAAGAAgttgataaataaatataatactaatacAATTCCGTACTATTTCCTATAATTTCACTAGATTTTCATCGAATCTTAGAATCAAACCTGACTTGGTATTAAAAATTTGAGTTTACATATACATGcatgatataatatgatgtgatttgtattgtattgaatttgttttcatttgttttgatttcctcGATTTGATGTAATCTGATTTGCTTTGACTTCCTTCGGTTCTCCTATTCTGcctttccttcatcttcttccttccctttttccaatttttttttccatatctttcattctctcGGCTTCCTCCTTATCcttcaactcaactcaactcaactcaaacAAATTTATCATTCCCCTTCCTATCTTTCGCCCCCCCTCCCATTCATATCCCCCATCCAATAGCCCAAATCTCCCTCCAAAACACATCTCACAAATCATGACCACATCACAATGCATATATACACATCCCTCCACCCCTTCACCGCACCCCCCAAATCTCTCCAAACTTCATGAAAAACACcaatatcattcatccataAACTCCCAAACCCCTTTTGAGCGCCCTTCCCACTCCAACCCAGACAAACCAAGTCCGCATGCCCCCCAAAATGCTAAACACCATCCTACCcccaagaaagagaaaagaataggaaaagaaaagaaaaaagaaacgtAATCCCCTTCCCAAACACAAATATAAACACAGAAGTGAAACGAACAAGTaaaaatatcttcaatcccGAAACACCTATACACCATTCTTTTCGCCGCCAAGCTCAGAACGTATGCATTCCCTGGCCGAAAATTTTATAACGCCTGCTCCGTTGTCCAATACCAATCAAGACCAATGATTTGGATATGCTAAACCcaacaattttgaaatcagaCAAAAACGGACAAAAATTGGCTTGGAAAGATGGAAACACTGTCTCCAAGtagagaaacaaaagaaaggaaaaagagaacATAAGAAATGAACGCTGTGGTAAAGCGACAATCATAATCGTGGATGGGTCCTCCTTCATTCCCCCAACAAGTGACATTTATGTCTGTAAGTCACCATGTGTAGGACATGCCTCGACATGTTCTGGCTTTGACAATTTTCCCTCACTCATTGTCACACTCACTTCTCTCTTCGTATCTGGAAGCGATTCACTAGCAGCCGCAGCTCTATATTCCTTTGCATTCATCCACGAGTTAGaacttccatttccatttccagtTCCAGTAGTCGATCCCGATAATTCTCTCAATGGTAAATCCGTACTTTGACTCTTATGTAACTGTGGAGTCACATTTGACGAGCTAACAATGGTCGCGAGAAGAGGTCTTCCATTGCCATTCGTCTCCCGCATTTCTGTCGCCACTTCCGAGTCTCGTATAGGGATGTGCTCTGCTTTCCCACGGGGTTTACTCGTTCCAGCTTTGGGAACTGTGATTGGAGATGGTTTTCTGGATCGCCTTGTTGTGTATCCATCTGAAGAGCTGCACGAATCGGTCGATGAACTTCTGTTCCGATCGTGTTGTTGACCTCTGTTTGTGAAAGAACGGATTTCTAACTTGGAAGGGGTTTCTCCACGTTGGACTTTGGCATCGATGAGTTTTTCCGTGACGATTCGTCCTAACGGTTGACTTTCTGTGCCTCTCCGACTACTTCCATGACTGCCAGCTCGATTCCTACTAGTACTGACTACTCTCTCCTTACCCTCCATTACTTTCGCCGAAGGAGGTGGTTGTATCATCCATCTTGTCTCTTCTTTGCTCCTCGGTGCCGTACTAACAATTGGTGGATGTAAATCGTTCACTGGTGGATTTCTCGCAATATAATACGTTTCTGGGTTTCCGTCCGATCCATGTTTACTACTAGGTCTCCCATCCATATTGAACATTCTCCCTGCGGATTCCGAAGCCCTTGTGATTGCATCCATAATTCTATGACCCGGTCCATACGTTTCCCTGCCCCAAAGTTGTTCGTCTTCTCGTTGATATCGTTTCCTATTCCACCCCTCTCCCGATATTCGAGACCCCTCTTCAACAATCGTAGGACTACTACCTGTATCCGTACTCATCCCCGCACTACTCGCATAACTGCTTCCTTGTCCTGCTGTATTTAACCCTCTCTGACTTCCATTCTTGTCCTtcttatttccttttttattcGGCGGACCGGGGCCCATCATGATTTCTTCTGTCCAATATGGATTTGTCGAGAACGGTGAAGGATGCCTATACAGGCCCGGCTGTTCGGTTTCCAATGCATGTTTTTCGACTCGTTCTCGTTTGGCCTGCTCTTTGGCTTTCCTCCTATGGCTAATCTTGGCGCACGTCGAGCAGGATAATATGTAGAATGCAACGGATTGTAGAGCAACATCTATAGACATGATTTCTCGATTCTTTGATatggagaaaggagaag
The sequence above is drawn from the Botrytis cinerea B05.10 chromosome 11, complete sequence genome and encodes:
- the Bcvps35 gene encoding Bcvps35; this translates as MASPPQVVEDQARLLEDALNVVRQQTQLMRRCLESPGKLMDALKCSSTLVSELRTSSLGPKQYYELYMAVFDALRHLSSHLKDSHPTHHLADLYELVQYAGNIVPRLYLMVTVGTVYMGVPEAPVKEIMKDMMEMSRGVQHPTRGLFLRYYLSGQAREHLPQGDGDGPEGNLTDSISFVLTNFVEMNKLWVRLQHQGHSREREMRTQERKELQLLVGSNLVRLSQLVDLDVYKNTILQPLLEQVVQCRDVLAQEYLLEVITQVFPDEYHLHTLDQFLAAVSRLNPHVNMKVIVIAMMDRLSAYAARESESTSGADREKLEQEAVTKLLETIRLNKESKAVEPKPDSAPAPESSESNGDRPSTETNGDNTDSKPTEETDDSLSVAPTEVDTQSVAETTVNDGANDKQNVVPDNIKLYEIFFDQVMHLVASQRLSVQDTLALLVSLVNLALKVHPDRLDYVDQVLNYASERVRAYANTPELHSPEAQKNILNLLLTPINSYASIFTALSLPTYIPLLQLQTYPTRRAVAGEVARTLQGNSTKISTVASLEGVLEVLKVLIKEGAQPPASYAGVQRKSVETDETIEEQGWLARIVHLIHSDDNDTQFKLLQTTKAAYSEGNERVKFTTPALITSAMKLARRFKAREHYDDNWESQISALFKFMHSTLSTMYTRVSGSAELCLRLFVACGQIADQTNFEEVSYEFFAQAFTIYEESISDSRAQFQAVCVIASALHETRNFSKENYDTLITKCALHGSKLLKKPDQCRAVFLASHLWWAVPIAAKGETDEKNLYRDGKRVLECLQRALRVADACMDTAVSVELFVEILNRYVYYFEQENEAVTTKYLNGLIELIHSNLQGNQDSATINEPRKHFQRTLDNITSRNYEGVVTAAAP